One genomic window of Rhizomicrobium sp. includes the following:
- a CDS encoding PD-(D/E)XK motif protein — MMMSDPWTDLATPDETTKVSARRVDERLRWNFYWAKSADRKCLLVLRHAPDSQPASRLPTLNGLEISETEADDGQNRMLVFRLSDSSQRVIFEQLCRDIVSATSVAESEPEAVEFALARTWRWHHLLRGGSSGRLSEEEQKGVIGELLVFERHLLTRFSPGEALEAWRGPLGAPKDFEIGQICIEAKARRGGATPFVVISSEHQLDSEGLEFLFLHVVDLSSAPSSDALAFTITDIARRVRERVETADQGAIELLDSRLLAAGFDWRQDYSAFRWVSGRSRIYRVGDEFPRLSAHDVPAGVSDVRYSLSLMECEGFAVTPEVLDEALAGGDNGD, encoded by the coding sequence ATGATGATGAGTGATCCATGGACCGATCTCGCGACGCCTGATGAGACGACCAAGGTAAGCGCACGCCGCGTCGACGAGCGTCTGCGGTGGAATTTCTACTGGGCGAAAAGCGCCGATCGAAAATGCCTGCTCGTTCTCAGACATGCTCCCGACTCGCAGCCGGCGTCCCGTCTTCCGACCCTCAACGGCCTTGAGATATCCGAAACGGAGGCTGATGACGGCCAGAACAGAATGCTGGTCTTTCGTCTGTCGGACAGCAGTCAACGCGTCATCTTCGAGCAGCTCTGCCGGGACATCGTGTCGGCAACGTCCGTTGCAGAGTCCGAACCGGAAGCAGTCGAGTTTGCCTTGGCCAGAACCTGGCGCTGGCATCACCTCTTGCGCGGCGGAAGCAGCGGTCGACTCTCCGAGGAAGAGCAGAAAGGCGTCATAGGAGAATTGCTGGTATTTGAGCGACATCTTCTTACCCGCTTTTCACCCGGCGAGGCGCTGGAGGCATGGCGCGGCCCGCTCGGTGCCCCGAAGGACTTCGAGATCGGACAGATTTGCATCGAGGCGAAGGCGAGACGCGGAGGAGCCACACCCTTCGTCGTCATCTCGTCCGAACATCAGCTTGATAGTGAAGGTCTGGAATTTCTTTTTCTGCACGTGGTCGACCTGAGCAGCGCTCCATCGAGCGACGCGCTGGCATTCACGATCACCGACATCGCACGACGGGTTCGCGAACGTGTCGAAACCGCAGATCAGGGGGCAATCGAACTGCTCGATTCGCGTCTGCTGGCTGCCGGGTTTGACTGGCGGCAGGACTATTCGGCGTTCCGATGGGTATCCGGACGATCGCGCATCTATCGCGTCGGGGATGAATTTCCGCGTCTGTCCGCACATGACGTGCCAGCCGGTGTTTCCGATGTCCGGTATTCGCTCTCGCTCATGGAGTGTGAAGGATTCGCCGTGACGCCGGAAGTTCTCGATGAAGCATTGGCCGGAGGGGACAATGGCGATTGA
- a CDS encoding AIPR family protein → MAIEIGEFYQEFFQDILASADADGRYAEDAFFSLFCEQLVDAGELETADRAPYVSPNRATRVDGYGGDPAGADGVLSLIIADFHQSAEIATLTATEMEALFKRVYSFLSRSLDRSFRDGLEETTPAFGLADLIAARWPSVSKVRLFLVSNRMLSTRVDGREADTLRDIPVTYSVWDLGRLHRFSTSGHGREEIGIDLEADFGGAMSALPAHLTNAGYEAYLVAVPGMQLAKIYDRWGARLLEQNVRVFLQARGTINKGIRNTIENNPEMFFAYNNGITATAEAVTTRESESGLLLTGFKNLQIVNGGQTTASIHAASRKKGVDLSRVFVQMKLSIVDHEKAVEIVPKISEFANSQNRVNAADFFANHPFHVRMEDFSRRLFAPSPDGTFRESKWFYERARGQYQDARANLTDAQRKKFDLEYPKSQLFSKTDLGKYLNVWKQHPDIVSRGGQKNFVHFADAIGKEWDRNADAFNESFFRHSIAKAIIFTEVEQIVTEQPWYQGGFRANVVAYAISKLAHDVDKLGLSVDFDAVWKKQAISAVLREALTIAAKEVHDVIVDTPPNVSNVTEWAKQQACWNRVAGVGIQWPARLKDELVSKEEAQEGKRSAVRDQKMLNGIDAQSAVVKAGAALWKDVLDWGLERKLLTPMERGILETAAAMPRKLPSEKQCVITIETLRKLRAEGCQLGVGIV, encoded by the coding sequence ATGGCGATTGAGATCGGCGAATTCTATCAGGAGTTCTTTCAGGACATCCTGGCGTCTGCCGACGCTGACGGCCGCTATGCCGAGGACGCCTTTTTCAGCCTGTTCTGCGAGCAGCTTGTGGATGCAGGCGAGCTCGAGACCGCAGATCGCGCGCCATATGTTTCGCCGAATCGCGCAACAAGAGTGGACGGCTACGGTGGCGATCCGGCCGGAGCCGACGGCGTTCTGAGTCTGATCATCGCCGACTTTCATCAGTCGGCCGAGATCGCAACACTTACGGCCACCGAAATGGAGGCTCTGTTCAAGCGCGTCTACAGCTTCCTCTCAAGATCGCTTGATCGGTCCTTCAGGGATGGACTTGAGGAAACGACACCGGCCTTCGGACTTGCCGATCTCATCGCTGCGAGATGGCCATCGGTTTCCAAGGTCCGACTTTTCCTGGTCAGCAATCGCATGCTGAGCACCCGGGTTGACGGCCGCGAAGCGGACACGCTCAGGGATATACCCGTCACCTATAGCGTGTGGGACCTCGGTCGACTCCACCGTTTTTCCACGTCAGGTCACGGCCGGGAGGAAATCGGAATCGATCTTGAAGCCGACTTTGGCGGAGCGATGTCGGCGCTTCCCGCCCACCTGACGAATGCAGGCTACGAGGCCTATCTGGTTGCCGTGCCAGGCATGCAGCTCGCAAAGATATACGACAGGTGGGGTGCGCGCCTGCTTGAGCAGAATGTTCGCGTCTTTCTTCAGGCGCGAGGAACCATCAACAAGGGAATCAGAAACACCATCGAGAACAATCCCGAAATGTTCTTCGCCTACAATAACGGGATCACCGCAACCGCCGAGGCGGTCACGACCCGGGAGTCGGAGAGTGGACTTCTCCTGACCGGATTCAAGAATCTTCAGATCGTGAATGGCGGGCAGACAACTGCCTCCATCCATGCCGCCAGCCGGAAGAAGGGCGTGGACCTTTCCAGGGTCTTTGTGCAGATGAAGCTATCCATTGTGGACCACGAGAAGGCTGTTGAGATCGTTCCGAAGATTTCGGAGTTTGCCAATAGCCAGAACCGGGTCAACGCAGCCGACTTCTTCGCGAACCATCCTTTCCACGTCCGAATGGAGGATTTCTCTCGTCGCCTCTTTGCGCCGTCTCCTGACGGTACCTTCAGGGAGTCGAAGTGGTTTTACGAAAGAGCGCGCGGCCAGTATCAGGATGCGAGAGCCAACCTTACCGACGCGCAGAGAAAGAAGTTTGATCTCGAATATCCGAAGTCACAGCTCTTTTCGAAAACCGATCTCGGAAAGTACCTCAATGTCTGGAAGCAGCATCCGGATATCGTCAGCAGGGGCGGACAGAAGAATTTTGTCCATTTCGCCGACGCGATCGGCAAGGAGTGGGACAGGAACGCCGATGCGTTCAACGAAAGCTTTTTCCGCCATTCCATTGCCAAGGCGATCATTTTCACGGAAGTCGAGCAAATCGTTACCGAACAGCCGTGGTATCAGGGTGGTTTTCGCGCGAACGTGGTCGCATACGCGATATCGAAGCTTGCCCACGACGTGGACAAACTCGGCCTCTCGGTCGATTTCGACGCCGTCTGGAAAAAACAGGCGATAAGCGCGGTTCTGCGCGAGGCGCTGACAATAGCTGCGAAGGAAGTTCACGATGTCATCGTCGACACGCCGCCCAACGTCAGCAACGTCACGGAATGGGCCAAGCAGCAAGCCTGCTGGAACCGGGTCGCCGGCGTGGGAATCCAATGGCCGGCCAGGCTGAAGGACGAGCTTGTCAGCAAGGAAGAGGCACAGGAAGGGAAGCGTTCCGCCGTCAGGGATCAAAAGATGCTGAACGGCATTGACGCGCAGAGCGCGGTTGTCAAGGCGGGTGCCGCACTTTGGAAGGACGTACTCGATTGGGGTCTGGAGCGAAAGCTTCTCACCCCGATGGAACGCGGGATTCTCGAGACCGCCGCAGCGATGCCGCGAAAGCTTCCAAGCGAAAAGCAGTGCGTGATCACCATTGAGACATTGAGAAAGCTTCGCGCGGAAGGCTGCCAGCTCGGAGTTGGCATTGTCTGA